One Streptococcus sp. DTU_2020_1001019_1_SI_AUS_MUR_006 DNA window includes the following coding sequences:
- a CDS encoding CPBP family intramembrane glutamic endopeptidase, translating to MKRRTVQILLALFLIIYRKTWFWWIFNHFAGRLVPASREFFQILAFLELIVTFIAILYLLVFEGRRILELKWKWRYLVYLLLAYGVNYLSDTVFSFLTPATSNQMSLNEMIEMTGRQELLYFLLITCLLGPISEELIYRGVLMNTFLKDSPWYGDILLSACIFGYVHVSSGLTPLAFFTYASRGAICAFLYRKTHSLYYPILLHIMINITAFWELWVLLFSGS from the coding sequence ATGAAAAGAAGAACAGTACAGATTTTACTAGCCTTGTTTCTAATCATTTATAGAAAGACATGGTTTTGGTGGATTTTTAATCATTTTGCAGGTAGGCTTGTACCTGCTAGTAGAGAATTTTTTCAAATTCTTGCTTTTTTAGAGCTCATCGTTACTTTTATAGCTATTCTTTATTTACTAGTATTCGAAGGTAGAAGAATTCTTGAGTTAAAGTGGAAATGGAGATATCTAGTTTATTTGCTTCTTGCTTATGGAGTCAATTATCTTTCAGATACTGTGTTTTCTTTTTTAACACCAGCCACATCCAATCAAATGTCTTTAAATGAAATGATTGAGATGACAGGGCGACAAGAGTTGCTATATTTTTTGCTTATTACTTGTCTGCTAGGACCAATTTCAGAAGAATTGATTTACCGAGGTGTTCTGATGAATACATTTTTGAAAGATTCACCTTGGTATGGAGATATTTTACTATCAGCCTGTATCTTTGGCTATGTGCATGTCAGTTCAGGTTTAACACCACTCGCCTTTTTCACCTATGCAAGTAGAGGAGCAATTTGTGCATTCCTCTACCGAAAAACTCATTCTCTCTATTACCCTATTTTACTTCATATCATGATCAACATTACTGCATTTTGGGAATTATGGGTACTCTTGTTTTCTGGTAGTTAA
- the rexB gene encoding ATP-dependent nuclease subunit B, translating to MKLLYTDIRTSLTEILTKEAQGLVAQGKRVFYIAPNSLSFEKERAVLECLSQQASFAITVTRFAQMARYLILNDIPERSSLDDIGLGMAFYKCLSEIDAKNLRVYGAIKQDPQFIQQLIEIYHEISTAKMSFLDLESLTDADKRSDLILIFEKITAHLNQGQVSQGSPLSYLINAIEKNMVSSDFSKIALVIDGFTRFSAEEEHLVDLLHRKGVEIIIGVYATKKAYTSSFSEGNLYQASVEFLRHLAFKYQTKAEDACQEHENLDAFAKASKLLESAYDYSEISLEVDAKDREDLQIWSCLTQKEELELVARSIRQKLHQEPELSYKNVRILLGDVESYKLSLQTIFNQYQIPFYLGRSESMAHHPLTQFVESIGRLKRYYFRQEDLINLLRTGLYTDLTQEEIDSFEQYIRYLGIDGLSNFKQEFTKNHHGKFDLEKLNELRVRVLNPLETLLSSRKQKTENILAKWNNFLKDASVTKQLQSLSETMDAAEQERQEEVWKAFCHVMEQFATVFEGTQVALDDFLVLLHSGMSLSNYRTIPATVDTVLVQSYDLISPLTSDYIYALGLTQDHLPKISQNTSLLSDEERKVLNQGTEDGSQLLIASHENLKKNRYTMLSLVNSAKKKLVLSAPSLLNENESKESVYLKELQDFGFSKIEKRIDRRNLSKDDIGSYHSLLSSLVAYHQQGESETSEQDLTFIKVLARVMGRKLEDQGLDNPVLPTSPKSKTLATETLEALYPQDQDFYLSTSGLTEFYRNEYSYYLRYVLGLQEELRLRPDARSHGNFLHRIFERALKMPSDESFDRRLEQAISETSQEREFQAIYQESLEAQFTKEVLLDVARATGHILRHNADVETIQEEAVFGGKDQAFIQLDNGRNVYVRGKVDRIDRLKTSDAIGVVDYKSSLTQFKFPMFYNGLNSQLPTYLAALKQEGNTDFFGAMYLEMAEPIQSLQTAKTLSKAVAETNKTMKYQGLFLEKEIKNLGEFYNKNKTYQLSDEEFQLLLDYNALLYKKAAEKILSGEFAINPYTENGRSIAAYVQQYQAITGFEANYHLGQARFLEKVAKSNAKETWFNKIREELER from the coding sequence ATGAAACTACTTTATACCGATATTCGGACTTCTTTGACAGAAATCCTAACCAAGGAGGCTCAAGGACTGGTTGCCCAAGGCAAACGAGTCTTTTATATCGCCCCTAACTCTCTTTCTTTTGAAAAGGAACGTGCCGTGCTGGAGTGCTTGAGTCAGCAGGCTTCTTTTGCTATCACAGTCACGCGCTTCGCTCAAATGGCTCGTTATCTGATTTTAAATGATATTCCTGAGAGGTCAAGTCTCGATGATATCGGTCTTGGTATGGCTTTCTATAAGTGTCTGTCTGAGATAGACGCTAAGAATTTACGTGTTTACGGGGCTATTAAACAAGATCCGCAATTCATCCAGCAACTGATTGAGATTTATCATGAAATTTCAACTGCAAAGATGAGTTTTTTGGACTTGGAAAGTTTGACAGATGCTGATAAACGGTCTGATTTAATCTTGATTTTTGAAAAGATAACAGCGCATTTAAATCAAGGTCAAGTTTCACAAGGAAGTCCATTATCCTATCTGATCAATGCTATCGAAAAAAACATGGTAAGTAGTGATTTTAGTAAGATTGCCCTAGTCATTGATGGTTTTACCCGTTTTTCTGCAGAAGAGGAACACCTAGTGGATTTGCTTCATCGTAAGGGTGTTGAAATTATCATTGGTGTATATGCGACTAAGAAAGCCTACACTAGCTCTTTTAGTGAAGGGAACCTATACCAAGCCAGTGTTGAGTTTTTACGTCATTTAGCTTTTAAATATCAGACCAAGGCAGAAGATGCCTGTCAAGAACATGAAAATCTTGATGCTTTTGCCAAGGCCTCAAAATTACTGGAAAGTGCTTATGATTATTCTGAAATCAGTTTAGAAGTGGATGCTAAGGATAGAGAAGACTTGCAAATCTGGTCTTGTCTGACACAAAAAGAAGAGCTGGAACTCGTTGCTCGTAGTATTCGCCAGAAATTGCACCAAGAACCTGAACTAAGCTACAAAAATGTTCGTATCTTACTAGGAGACGTAGAGTCCTATAAACTGTCCTTGCAGACAATTTTTAATCAATATCAGATTCCTTTCTATCTCGGGAGAAGCGAGTCTATGGCTCATCATCCTTTGACTCAATTTGTAGAATCCATCGGACGCCTCAAACGGTACTATTTCCGTCAAGAAGATTTGATTAACCTCTTACGAACCGGCTTATATACCGACCTTACTCAAGAAGAAATCGATAGCTTTGAACAATATATCCGCTATTTGGGTATTGATGGTCTTTCAAACTTTAAACAAGAATTTACAAAAAATCATCACGGGAAATTTGATTTAGAGAAATTAAACGAGCTGCGTGTCCGTGTCCTAAACCCACTAGAAACTTTATTATCCAGTCGTAAGCAAAAGACTGAGAATATCCTTGCAAAATGGAATAACTTTTTGAAGGACGCATCTGTTACCAAGCAATTACAATCCTTATCTGAAACGATGGATGCGGCAGAACAAGAAAGACAAGAGGAGGTCTGGAAAGCATTTTGCCACGTAATGGAGCAATTTGCGACCGTATTTGAGGGGACTCAGGTCGCTTTAGATGATTTCTTGGTTCTTCTTCATTCAGGTATGTCCTTATCAAATTATCGTACAATCCCAGCAACGGTAGATACGGTTCTGGTGCAAAGTTATGATTTGATTTCGCCTTTGACTTCTGATTACATCTATGCACTTGGCTTAACCCAGGATCATCTACCTAAAATTAGCCAAAATACTAGTCTTTTGAGTGATGAAGAAAGAAAAGTTTTAAACCAAGGAACTGAAGATGGCTCTCAATTATTGATTGCTAGTCATGAAAATCTTAAGAAGAATCGCTATACCATGCTTTCTTTGGTAAATTCTGCCAAGAAAAAATTGGTCTTATCAGCGCCTAGTCTACTCAATGAAAACGAGAGCAAAGAGTCAGTTTATCTGAAAGAATTGCAGGATTTTGGTTTTAGCAAGATTGAAAAGAGAATCGATCGAAGAAACCTATCAAAGGATGATATTGGTTCTTATCACAGTCTTTTGTCTAGTCTTGTTGCTTATCACCAACAAGGTGAGTCGGAGACAAGTGAGCAGGACTTAACCTTTATTAAGGTTCTAGCTCGTGTCATGGGGAGAAAATTAGAAGATCAAGGTCTTGATAATCCTGTCCTACCAACAAGTCCAAAAAGTAAGACTTTAGCTACTGAAACTTTGGAAGCCTTGTATCCTCAAGATCAAGATTTTTATCTATCTACTTCTGGACTAACGGAGTTCTACCGTAATGAATACAGTTACTATCTAAGATATGTTTTAGGTTTGCAGGAAGAATTGCGTCTCCGTCCTGATGCAAGAAGTCATGGGAATTTCTTGCATCGTATCTTTGAGCGGGCATTGAAAATGCCGAGCGATGAATCCTTTGATCGTCGTTTAGAACAAGCTATCTCTGAAACCAGTCAAGAACGTGAGTTTCAAGCTATTTATCAGGAGAGTTTGGAGGCTCAATTTACTAAGGAAGTCCTCTTGGATGTCGCACGCGCTACTGGACATATTCTTAGACATAATGCGGATGTTGAAACGATTCAGGAAGAAGCTGTCTTTGGTGGCAAGGACCAAGCCTTTATTCAGCTAGATAATGGACGAAATGTCTATGTCCGTGGTAAGGTTGACCGAATTGACCGTTTGAAAACTTCTGATGCTATCGGTGTTGTAGATTATAAGTCTTCTTTGACTCAGTTCAAGTTCCCTATGTTTTATAATGGTCTTAACTCGCAATTACCAACCTATCTAGCTGCCCTCAAGCAAGAAGGGAATACGGATTTCTTTGGAGCTATGTACCTAGAAATGGCTGAACCAATTCAGTCATTACAAACTGCTAAAACTCTTTCTAAGGCAGTAGCAGAAACGAATAAGACTATGAAATACCAAGGCCTCTTTCTTGAAAAAGAGATAAAAAACCTTGGAGAGTTTTACAATAAAAATAAGACTTACCAGTTGTCTGATGAGGAATTCCAGTTATTGTTGGACTATAATGCCCTTCTCTACAAAAAAGCGGCAGAGAAGATTTTATCTGGTGAATTTGCGATCAACCCTTATACAGAAAACGGTAGAAGCATTGCAGCCTATGTGCAACAATATCAAGCTATTACAGGTTTTGAAGCCAATTATCATTTAGGTCAGGCGAGATTTTTAGAGAAAGTTGCCAAGAGCAATGCCAAGGAAACTTGGTTTAATAAAATCAGAGAGGAGTTGGAGCGATGA
- the pcrA gene encoding DNA helicase PcrA, translating to MNELLKGMNDRQAEAVQTTEGPLLIMAGAGSGKTRVLTHRIAYLIDEKMVNPWNILAITFTNKAAREMKERAYGLNPATQDCLIATFHSMCVRILRRDADHIGYNRNFTIVDPGEQRTLMKRILKQLNLDPKKWNERTILGTISNAKNDLIDDVAYAAQAGDMYTQIVAKCYTAYQKELRQSESVDFDDLIMLTLRLFDQNPDVLTYYQQKFQYIHVDEYQDTNHAQYQLVKLLASRFQNICVVGDADQSIYGWRGADMQNILDFEKDYPQAKVVLLEENYRSTKTILQAANDVIKNNKNRRPKNLWTQNADGEQIVYYRANDEQDEAVFVAKTIDELGRSQNFLHKDFAVLYRTNAQSRTIEEALLKSNIPYTMVGGTKFYSRKEIRDVIAYLNLIANLSDNISFERIINEPKRGIGPGTVEKIRDFANMQNMSMLDASANIMLSGIKGKAAQSIWDFANMILDLREQLDQLSITELVEGILEKTGYVDILNAQATLESKARVENIEEFLSVTKNFDDNPDNQEEETGLDKLSRFLNDLALIADTDSGSQETSEVTLMTLHAAKGLEFPVVFLIGMEENVFPLSRAAEDMDELEEERRLAYVGITRAEKILYLTNANSRLLFGRTNYNRPTRFINEISSDLLTYQGLARPANSSFKASYSSGGVAFGQGMSLAQALQDRKRNAAPRSIESKGLPFGQFSAGSTSTSSETSWSIGDIALHKKWGEGTVLEVSGSGSTQELKINFPEVGLKKLLASVAPIEKK from the coding sequence ATGAACGAATTATTAAAGGGAATGAATGACCGTCAAGCCGAGGCCGTTCAAACCACAGAAGGACCTTTGCTGATCATGGCGGGGGCGGGATCTGGTAAGACTCGTGTTCTAACCCACCGTATTGCCTACTTAATTGATGAAAAGATGGTCAACCCATGGAATATCTTGGCCATTACCTTTACCAATAAGGCTGCACGTGAAATGAAGGAGCGTGCTTATGGACTCAATCCAGCTACTCAGGATTGTTTGATTGCGACCTTTCACTCTATGTGCGTGCGTATCCTACGTCGCGATGCGGACCACATTGGCTATAATCGCAATTTCACGATTGTGGATCCTGGAGAGCAGCGAACGCTCATGAAACGCATTCTCAAGCAGTTGAACTTGGATCCTAAAAAATGGAATGAACGCACTATTTTGGGAACCATTTCCAATGCTAAGAATGATCTGATTGACGATGTAGCTTATGCTGCCCAGGCAGGAGATATGTACACGCAAATTGTAGCTAAGTGTTATACAGCCTATCAGAAAGAACTTCGTCAGTCAGAGTCAGTGGACTTTGACGACTTGATCATGTTGACTTTGAGGCTCTTTGACCAAAATCCCGATGTTTTGACTTATTACCAACAGAAGTTCCAGTACATCCATGTTGATGAGTATCAAGATACCAACCATGCTCAGTATCAACTCGTTAAACTCTTGGCTTCTCGTTTCCAAAATATCTGCGTAGTAGGGGATGCTGACCAGTCTATCTACGGTTGGCGTGGTGCTGATATGCAGAATATCTTGGATTTTGAGAAGGATTATCCTCAAGCCAAGGTTGTTTTATTGGAGGAAAATTACCGTTCGACCAAGACCATCCTCCAAGCTGCTAATGACGTTATCAAAAACAATAAAAATCGTCGTCCTAAGAATCTCTGGACTCAAAATGCGGATGGGGAACAAATTGTCTACTATCGTGCTAATGATGAACAAGACGAGGCTGTCTTTGTCGCCAAAACCATTGATGAACTTGGTCGAAGTCAAAACTTCCTTCACAAGGACTTTGCAGTTCTTTACCGTACCAATGCCCAGTCTCGTACAATTGAAGAAGCTCTGCTCAAGTCTAATATTCCTTATACTATGGTCGGTGGAACTAAGTTCTATAGCCGTAAGGAAATCCGTGACGTTATTGCATATCTGAATCTCATCGCCAATTTGAGTGATAATATTAGTTTTGAGCGGATCATCAATGAACCTAAACGTGGCATTGGCCCTGGAACAGTAGAGAAAATTCGTGATTTTGCTAATATGCAAAACATGTCTATGCTAGATGCTTCAGCTAACATCATGTTATCAGGGATAAAAGGTAAGGCAGCTCAGTCGATCTGGGATTTTGCCAATATGATTCTTGATTTGCGGGAGCAACTAGACCAATTAAGCATCACCGAACTTGTTGAAGGGATATTGGAAAAGACAGGCTACGTGGATATTCTCAATGCTCAGGCAACCTTGGAAAGCAAGGCGCGGGTTGAAAATATCGAAGAGTTTCTTTCTGTTACCAAAAACTTTGATGATAATCCAGATAATCAAGAAGAGGAAACTGGCTTGGATAAGCTCAGTCGCTTCCTCAATGACTTGGCCTTGATTGCAGATACAGACTCTGGCAGTCAGGAAACATCAGAAGTAACCTTGATGACGCTCCATGCGGCTAAGGGACTAGAGTTTCCAGTTGTATTCTTGATTGGAATGGAGGAAAATGTCTTTCCACTTAGTCGTGCAGCAGAAGACATGGATGAACTAGAAGAGGAACGCCGTCTAGCCTATGTCGGTATCACGCGCGCAGAGAAAATCCTTTATCTAACCAATGCTAACTCCCGCTTGCTGTTTGGTCGAACGAACTATAATCGTCCAACACGCTTTATCAATGAGATTAGTTCAGATTTGTTAACTTATCAAGGTTTGGCGCGTCCTGCTAATAGTAGCTTCAAAGCATCCTATAGTAGTGGAGGTGTCGCCTTTGGTCAAGGCATGAGCCTAGCTCAAGCTCTACAAGATCGTAAACGCAACGCAGCTCCAAGATCAATTGAATCAAAAGGACTACCTTTTGGACAATTTTCAGCTGGTTCTACATCGACTTCTAGTGAGACAAGCTGGTCTATTGGTGATATTGCCCTTCATAAGAAATGGGGCGAAGGAACTGTTCTAGAAGTTTCAGGAAGTGGATCTACTCAGGAATTGAAAATCAATTTCCCAGAAGTCGGCCTCAAAAAACTCCTAGCCAGTGTAGCACCGATTGAGAAGAAGTAA
- a CDS encoding 5'-methylthioadenosine/adenosylhomocysteine nucleosidase yields the protein MKIGIIAAMPEELVYLIQHLDEASEEKVLGHSYHTGKIGSVELVLVESGIGKVMSAMSVAILADHFQVDAVINTGSAGAVASGIAVGDVVIADKLAYHDVDVTAFGYDYGQMAQQPLYFESDKKFISLIQESLSKLDQTWHLGLIATGDSFVAGEDKIKAIKEHFPQVLAVEMEGAAIAQAAQTLNLPFLVVRAMSDNANHEASVSFDEFIVEAGRRSAQALMTLLQSIKD from the coding sequence ATGAAAATTGGAATTATTGCAGCTATGCCAGAAGAGCTAGTTTACTTGATTCAACACTTGGACGAAGCCAGTGAAGAAAAGGTTCTGGGACATAGCTATCATACTGGTAAGATTGGTTCTGTTGAGCTTGTACTTGTAGAGAGTGGTATTGGTAAAGTCATGTCTGCGATGAGTGTCGCTATCTTAGCGGATCACTTTCAAGTCGATGCAGTGATTAATACTGGTTCTGCTGGTGCAGTGGCAAGTGGAATCGCAGTAGGGGATGTAGTGATTGCAGACAAGCTTGCCTACCACGATGTTGATGTGACTGCCTTTGGCTATGATTACGGTCAAATGGCTCAACAGCCTCTCTATTTTGAATCAGACAAAAAGTTTATCAGTTTGATTCAAGAGAGTTTGTCTAAACTGGACCAAACTTGGCATTTAGGTTTGATTGCGACCGGAGACAGTTTTGTTGCTGGAGAAGATAAAATCAAGGCCATTAAAGAACACTTCCCTCAAGTTCTTGCTGTAGAGATGGAAGGAGCAGCTATTGCTCAAGCAGCTCAGACTTTGAACCTTCCTTTCTTAGTCGTTCGTGCCATGAGTGACAATGCCAATCATGAAGCATCCGTTTCCTTTGATGAATTTATCGTAGAAGCAGGACGTCGTTCTGCCCAAGCCCTAATGACGCTTTTGCAGTCTATAAAGGACTAA
- a CDS encoding NUDIX hydrolase, with product MEFEEKTLSRKEIYKGPIFQLVQDQVELPSGKGRAQRDLIFHNGAVCVLAVTPENKIVLVKQYRKAIEKVSYEIPAGKLEIGENADPEAAALRELEEEAAYTGKLSLLYDFYSAIGFCNERLKLYLASDLTKVENPRPQDEDETLELLEVSLDQAKELIQSGDICDAKTIMAIQYWELQRNSGGIHG from the coding sequence ATGGAATTTGAAGAAAAGACGCTTAGTCGTAAAGAAATTTATAAAGGACCTATTTTTCAGCTAGTTCAAGATCAGGTTGAACTACCTTCTGGAAAAGGTAGAGCGCAACGTGATTTGATTTTCCACAATGGAGCAGTTTGTGTCCTTGCAGTCACTCCAGAAAATAAGATTGTCCTTGTTAAACAATATCGCAAGGCGATTGAAAAAGTCTCTTATGAAATTCCTGCAGGTAAACTGGAAATTGGGGAGAATGCAGATCCAGAAGCTGCAGCACTTCGTGAATTAGAAGAAGAAGCAGCCTATACTGGCAAATTAAGCCTTCTCTATGATTTTTACTCAGCGATTGGATTTTGTAACGAACGCTTAAAACTTTACTTGGCAAGCGATTTGACAAAAGTTGAAAATCCTCGTCCGCAGGATGAAGATGAGACTTTGGAGTTACTTGAAGTCAGTCTTGACCAAGCTAAAGAACTGATCCAGTCAGGAGATATTTGTGATGCTAAGACTATCATGGCTATTCAGTACTGGGAATTACAAAGAAATAGTGGAGGAATCCATGGGTAA
- a CDS encoding Cof-type HAD-IIB family hydrolase gives MIKLLALDMDGTLLNEAKEIPQAHINAIHKAVDKGVKLVLCTGRPLFGVLPYYKKLGLDLQNEYVIVNNGCSTHQTSDWGLVDWRELSKSDIEYLNELAENSEVQLTLFDEEHYFVLGGEPNPIVKYDATLVFSDLTEISLEEATSGKYRMFQGMFLGTKEQTDDFEQRFADELCQRFSGVRSQPVIYEAMPLGTTKASALSRLAEILDIQPSEIMAMGDANNDIEMLEFAGLGIAMGNASDYVKSLADAVTASNEEEGVARAIEKYIL, from the coding sequence ATGATTAAATTACTTGCTCTTGATATGGATGGAACTCTACTCAACGAAGCCAAGGAAATCCCTCAGGCTCATATTAATGCCATTCATAAGGCTGTCGACAAAGGCGTCAAACTTGTTCTTTGTACTGGTCGCCCTCTCTTTGGAGTTCTTCCCTACTATAAGAAACTTGGTCTTGATTTGCAGAATGAATACGTCATCGTCAACAATGGATGTTCTACCCACCAAACTAGTGACTGGGGCCTTGTTGACTGGCGAGAACTTAGCAAATCAGACATTGAATACCTGAATGAACTTGCAGAAAATAGTGAGGTTCAGTTGACTCTCTTTGACGAGGAACACTACTTCGTTCTAGGGGGCGAACCAAATCCTATCGTAAAATACGATGCGACACTTGTCTTTTCTGACCTGACTGAAATTTCACTAGAGGAAGCTACCAGTGGTAAATATCGCATGTTCCAGGGTATGTTCTTAGGTACAAAAGAACAAACAGATGATTTTGAACAACGATTTGCTGATGAACTTTGTCAGAGATTTAGCGGAGTTCGTTCACAACCAGTTATCTATGAAGCAATGCCACTCGGTACAACCAAGGCTTCTGCTCTTTCTCGCTTGGCTGAGATTTTAGATATCCAACCTTCTGAAATCATGGCAATGGGTGATGCCAATAACGATATTGAGATGTTAGAATTTGCAGGGCTTGGGATCGCCATGGGAAATGCTAGCGACTATGTCAAATCTCTCGCGGATGCCGTAACTGCCAGCAATGAAGAAGAGGGTGTTGCACGCGCTATTGAGAAATATATTTTGTAA
- the macP gene encoding cell wall synthase accessory phosphoprotein MacP, with protein sequence MGKPLLTDEMIERANRGEDISGPPLLDDEETKILPTSSQNFGYSRTRDHGFSQDTLTIEVEPSIHKSRRIENTKRNVFNSKLNKILFAVIFLLILLILAMRFI encoded by the coding sequence ATGGGTAAACCTTTATTAACAGATGAAATGATCGAACGTGCCAATCGAGGAGAGGACATCTCAGGTCCTCCCTTGCTAGATGATGAGGAAACTAAGATTTTACCGACTTCTTCTCAAAATTTTGGCTATTCACGAACCAGAGATCATGGTTTTAGCCAGGATACACTGACCATCGAAGTTGAACCTTCTATTCACAAAAGTCGTCGGATTGAAAATACCAAGAGAAATGTCTTTAATTCTAAATTAAACAAGATTCTTTTTGCAGTTATTTTTCTCTTGATTTTGTTAATTTTAGCAATGAGATTTATTTAA